A section of the Petrimonas sulfuriphila genome encodes:
- a CDS encoding serine dehydratase subunit alpha family protein, protein MLNPQERKKIKQLMQREIIPAIGCTEPVAVSLCVAQATETLGRKPKQIEVILSSNVLKNAMGVGIPGTGMIGLPIAVALGALIGKPEYGLEVLRDLQPADVERAKQYIQDKRIKIDVEKEIEDKLYIEVRCYAGNESSVAVIRGSHTQFSYVEKNGTVLLKNKTETAEEKEEDVQLTFRKVYEYAAESPIDELDFILEAARMNREASLQSQKQSYGHNVAKSLTGDRGKALFGENPHSRMISATAGACDARMDGALIPVMSNSGSGNQGVAATLPVLTYAEDAGCDEESLIRALILSNLSVIYIKQYLGRLSALCGCVVASAGSSCGITYLMGGNYRQVTFAIKNMIANITGMICDGAKPSCALKIASGTSTAMLSALMAIENRVVTSQEGIVNEDVDKTIQNLAIIGNQGMAETDRIVLQVMTHKG, encoded by the coding sequence ATGTTAAACCCGCAAGAGAGAAAAAAAATCAAGCAACTGATGCAACGTGAAATAATTCCGGCTATCGGTTGCACAGAGCCTGTCGCCGTATCGCTTTGTGTCGCACAGGCAACGGAAACACTGGGACGAAAACCCAAACAGATCGAGGTAATTCTGAGTTCCAACGTCCTTAAAAACGCTATGGGTGTAGGAATTCCCGGAACAGGAATGATTGGGTTGCCTATAGCCGTTGCCTTGGGCGCACTGATCGGGAAACCGGAGTACGGCCTGGAAGTTCTCCGGGATCTCCAACCTGCGGACGTGGAACGCGCCAAACAATACATCCAAGACAAACGAATAAAAATCGATGTTGAAAAGGAAATTGAAGATAAACTGTATATAGAAGTCCGGTGCTACGCCGGAAATGAATCGTCCGTAGCTGTTATTCGCGGCAGCCATACCCAGTTCTCCTACGTCGAAAAAAACGGAACTGTGCTGCTGAAAAATAAAACGGAAACAGCAGAAGAAAAGGAAGAGGATGTACAGCTCACGTTCCGGAAAGTATACGAATATGCCGCTGAATCGCCTATAGATGAATTGGATTTCATCCTTGAAGCGGCAAGAATGAATCGGGAAGCTTCACTACAATCCCAAAAACAAAGTTACGGACACAACGTGGCCAAAAGCCTGACAGGCGATAGGGGAAAGGCCCTTTTCGGAGAAAATCCACACAGCCGCATGATCTCTGCAACGGCTGGTGCCTGCGATGCAAGGATGGACGGAGCCCTAATTCCGGTGATGAGCAACTCCGGAAGCGGAAACCAGGGTGTAGCCGCGACACTTCCCGTGTTAACCTATGCAGAGGACGCTGGCTGTGACGAAGAAAGTCTTATCAGAGCACTGATTCTCAGCAACCTATCGGTTATTTACATCAAACAATACCTGGGAAGGTTATCGGCATTATGCGGTTGCGTAGTGGCGTCAGCGGGTTCCAGCTGCGGCATAACGTACCTTATGGGAGGCAATTATAGACAGGTTACGTTCGCCATAAAAAACATGATTGCCAACATAACCGGTATGATTTGCGACGGGGCAAAGCCCAGTTGTGCACTTAAAATAGCCAGCGGCACCTCCACGGCAATGCTCTCTGCCCTGATGGCCATAGAAAACCGGGTGGTAACGTCACAGGAAGGTATCGTGAATGAAGACGTGGACAAGACCATTCAAAACCTAGCCATCATTGGTAACCAGGGCATGGCAGAAACCGACAGGATTGTATTGCAAGTAATGACGCACAAAGGATAA
- a CDS encoding MATE family efflux transporter yields the protein MTDTELTLETKKISVLVWEYSIPAIIGTLVNSLYNIVDRIFIGQGVGAYAISGLAITFPVTILASSLGMLVGVGAASRISISLGERKKHTAEQILGNSLILILLFNAVIMTLFYVYLDPILLAFGATANTLPYAREYLQIVLIGNVFISLCYSFNNMMRASGYPKKAMITMLIGALLNIILDPVFIFVFDLGIAGVAWATVISMFVGMLFVMHHFIQDSSLIRLRKENIRLNKNIVLAIVSIGLSPFFMQVAASGVAVLLNTSLLKHGGDLAVGAYGILNSMLLIIIMTVVGLNQGTQPIIGYNYGAGNFLRVKDTFFYTVKVATIITSAGFIIGMFFPRQFASAFTGDQELLEIAENGIRLSLIAFPLVGFQVVAGNFFQSIGQAKKAIIQSLSRQIIFLVPGLLIFPALLGLNGVWIAMPVSDFLASLLSLYLLVGQIRIIRNMQENQPLYR from the coding sequence ATCACAGATACGGAACTTACTCTCGAAACAAAAAAAATAAGCGTTCTGGTATGGGAATATTCTATTCCCGCCATCATCGGCACCCTTGTAAATTCGCTCTACAACATCGTTGACCGAATTTTTATAGGCCAAGGGGTTGGAGCGTATGCTATTTCGGGACTGGCCATCACTTTCCCGGTTACCATACTTGCCTCTTCGCTCGGGATGTTGGTTGGTGTAGGTGCCGCAAGCCGGATTTCTATCAGTTTGGGCGAAAGGAAGAAACATACGGCAGAACAAATCCTCGGCAACTCCCTGATACTTATACTTTTGTTCAACGCAGTGATCATGACGCTTTTCTACGTTTATCTCGATCCTATCCTTCTCGCTTTCGGAGCTACCGCAAACACACTGCCCTACGCACGGGAATATTTACAAATCGTTCTTATCGGAAATGTCTTTATCAGTCTCTGTTACAGCTTTAATAACATGATGCGGGCCTCGGGATATCCCAAAAAAGCGATGATAACGATGTTAATCGGAGCTCTGTTGAACATCATCCTCGACCCGGTGTTTATTTTCGTTTTTGATCTCGGTATTGCCGGAGTGGCTTGGGCCACAGTTATTTCCATGTTTGTAGGAATGTTATTTGTGATGCATCATTTCATACAGGACAGCAGTCTTATACGCTTGCGGAAAGAGAATATCCGGCTAAATAAAAATATCGTCCTGGCTATCGTATCTATCGGTCTTTCTCCCTTTTTTATGCAGGTAGCAGCATCAGGAGTAGCCGTTTTGTTAAACACCTCACTGTTGAAACACGGAGGCGATTTAGCCGTAGGTGCCTATGGAATACTTAACTCCATGTTGTTGATCATAATTATGACTGTAGTGGGGTTAAACCAGGGTACGCAGCCGATTATCGGGTATAACTACGGTGCAGGGAACTTTTTGCGGGTCAAAGACACTTTTTTCTATACCGTAAAAGTGGCGACTATTATCACGAGTGCCGGATTTATTATCGGCATGTTCTTCCCCCGTCAATTTGCCAGTGCGTTCACCGGTGACCAGGAATTGCTTGAAATTGCTGAAAACGGTATCCGGCTTAGCTTGATTGCTTTTCCCTTAGTGGGTTTTCAAGTTGTTGCAGGGAATTTCTTTCAAAGTATCGGGCAAGCGAAAAAAGCCATTATACAAAGTTTGAGCCGGCAGATTATCTTTCTGGTCCCCGGGTTATTGATCTTCCCTGCGTTGCTTGGGTTAAACGGCGTTTGGATCGCTATGCCGGTTTCAGACTTCCTGGCATCGCTCCTGTCCCTCTATTTACTGGTGGGACAAATAAGAATTATTCGTAACATGCAAGAGAATCAACCCTTGTACCGCTGA
- the gpmA gene encoding 2,3-diphosphoglycerate-dependent phosphoglycerate mutase, whose translation MKRVVLIRHGESVWNKENRFTGWTDVDLTEKGVEEAHKAGKLLKKEGFHFEKAYTSYLKRAVKTLNVVLDEMDLDWIPVEKTWRLNEKHYGMLQGLNKSETAEKYGDEQVLIWRRSYDIPPTELAKDDPRSPFMDVRYKGVDEKDLPLTEALSHTVDRILPYWNDTVVPEMKEKYNEVIIAAHGNSLRGIIKHLKGISDEDIVSLNLPTAVPYVFEFDDNMNLVKDYFLGDPEEIKKLMDAVANQAKKK comes from the coding sequence ATGAAGAGAGTAGTATTAATTCGTCACGGCGAAAGCGTGTGGAACAAGGAGAACCGTTTTACGGGATGGACCGATGTGGATTTAACTGAAAAAGGTGTTGAAGAAGCACACAAAGCAGGGAAATTATTGAAAAAAGAGGGTTTTCATTTTGAAAAGGCTTACACCTCTTACCTGAAAAGAGCTGTTAAAACTCTCAACGTCGTCCTGGATGAAATGGATTTGGACTGGATTCCCGTAGAAAAAACATGGCGCCTCAATGAAAAGCACTACGGCATGCTGCAGGGACTAAATAAATCTGAAACAGCCGAGAAGTACGGCGATGAACAAGTACTTATCTGGCGCAGAAGCTACGATATTCCTCCAACAGAACTGGCCAAGGACGATCCCCGTTCTCCCTTTATGGATGTCCGCTACAAGGGGGTTGACGAAAAGGACTTACCACTTACCGAAGCGTTGAGCCACACAGTAGATCGCATTCTTCCTTACTGGAACGATACAGTTGTTCCCGAAATGAAAGAGAAATACAACGAAGTGATTATTGCCGCTCACGGAAACAGTTTACGTGGAATTATCAAACACCTGAAAGGTATTTCTGATGAAGATATCGTTAGCTTAAACCTGCCAACAGCTGTTCCCTACGTGTTCGAATTTGACGACAACATGAATCTGGTGAAAGATTATTTCCTGGGCGATCCGGAAGAAATCAAGAAACTAATGGATGCCGTGGCTAATCAAGCCAAGAAGAAATGA
- a CDS encoding redoxin domain-containing protein: MKYVNFCLVAIVSLFFMSSSIKTEKTSTGYYPGEQIPNIVLSGLEGQHLDLSEYKGRKVVLSFWAAYDAQSRASNVQLYNYLKEAAPDVTFLSISFDENRNVSERTALLDKIDLNSQFCDETGASSAIYKEFRLRHGFKNYLIDENGVILAIDLSIEKLKELI; the protein is encoded by the coding sequence ATGAAGTATGTGAACTTTTGTCTTGTAGCAATTGTTTCGCTTTTCTTTATGTCGAGCTCAATCAAAACCGAAAAAACTTCCACAGGTTATTATCCCGGCGAACAGATTCCAAATATTGTTCTCAGTGGATTGGAAGGACAACATCTCGACTTAAGCGAATATAAAGGCAGAAAAGTAGTATTAAGCTTTTGGGCGGCTTACGATGCCCAATCAAGAGCCAGCAACGTTCAGCTGTATAATTATTTAAAAGAAGCAGCCCCTGACGTTACGTTTCTATCGATCTCGTTTGACGAGAACCGGAACGTCTCTGAAAGAACGGCGCTCTTGGACAAGATTGATTTAAATTCGCAGTTTTGCGATGAAACAGGAGCCAGCTCAGCGATTTATAAAGAATTCAGGTTGAGGCATGGTTTCAAAAATTACTTGATCGATGAAAACGGAGTTATTTTGGCGATAGACCTCTCGATTGAAAAATTAAAAGAACTGATCTAA
- a CDS encoding DUF1080 domain-containing protein, with the protein MQIKNSLYKRTTPYIVVAFLIGLSACVGNQKSKNATETIPQRVDSGWVQLFDGKSLDGWQITNFGTQGTVQVIEGEIVLGMGDGCTGITWNGNFPKTDYEVKLEAKKITGNDFFCGMTFPVKDSFCTLIIGGWGGPVVGLSNIDGSDASDNESHTLKKFDHDTWYAIHLKVSSEKIEAWIDGEQVVDFSTSGKQLSVRSEVSLSKPFGICSWRTTSALRNIHLKE; encoded by the coding sequence ATGCAAATAAAAAATTCACTTTACAAGAGAACAACCCCTTATATCGTAGTAGCTTTTCTGATTGGTTTATCTGCTTGTGTTGGCAATCAAAAAAGTAAGAACGCCACTGAGACTATACCCCAACGTGTTGATTCCGGCTGGGTTCAGTTGTTTGATGGCAAATCACTGGATGGCTGGCAAATTACCAACTTTGGTACGCAAGGCACGGTTCAGGTTATTGAAGGTGAAATTGTGCTTGGAATGGGAGATGGCTGTACAGGTATTACCTGGAATGGGAATTTCCCAAAAACAGATTACGAAGTGAAGCTGGAAGCTAAAAAAATAACCGGTAACGATTTTTTTTGCGGAATGACTTTCCCTGTGAAAGATTCGTTTTGCACTTTGATCATAGGAGGATGGGGCGGTCCGGTGGTGGGTCTTAGCAACATCGACGGATCAGACGCATCGGACAACGAAAGTCACACTTTGAAAAAATTCGACCACGATACCTGGTACGCCATTCACTTAAAAGTATCCTCCGAAAAGATTGAAGCATGGATTGATGGGGAACAAGTCGTAGATTTTTCTACCTCGGGAAAGCAACTTTCCGTCCGCAGTGAAGTAAGCCTTTCAAAGCCCTTTGGCATTTGTTCGTGGAGGACAACCTCAGCTTTGCGAAATATTCACTTGAAAGAGTAA
- a CDS encoding pirin family protein: MSNIGLIIEERAASIGNFMVGRLLPFRQKRTVGPFAFIDHMGPATMQSGENLDVPPHPHIGLSTLTYLFDGAIMHRDSIGNEVEITPGAVNWMTAGRGVVHSERTPERLRDTKKVLHGMQIWVALPTAMEETESSFFHIPAEEIPAWEMHGIQTKLIAGEVFGKKSPVPVYSPLYLIELKSDKPQMFNPDGELYGESGLYILKGKVRIENYSFGPGKLLIAQNSRLCAFEMGPDTRVYLFGGEPFPERRYIDWNFVSSRRERLLQAKEDWVNRRFPEVPGESEFVPYPEFK; this comes from the coding sequence ATGTCAAACATTGGATTGATCATTGAAGAACGGGCGGCCAGTATCGGTAACTTTATGGTAGGACGTCTTCTGCCTTTCCGACAGAAAAGGACGGTAGGCCCTTTCGCATTTATCGACCATATGGGGCCTGCCACGATGCAGTCCGGAGAGAACCTGGATGTACCGCCACATCCCCATATCGGCCTTTCCACCCTCACCTACCTGTTCGACGGGGCAATCATGCACCGTGACAGCATCGGCAATGAGGTGGAGATTACACCCGGGGCTGTGAACTGGATGACAGCCGGTAGAGGAGTGGTCCACTCGGAGCGAACACCCGAGCGACTGCGCGACACCAAAAAAGTGCTCCACGGTATGCAAATATGGGTGGCACTCCCCACAGCAATGGAGGAGACAGAATCTTCATTCTTCCACATCCCCGCTGAAGAGATACCCGCCTGGGAGATGCACGGGATACAAACAAAGTTGATCGCCGGTGAAGTGTTCGGGAAGAAATCACCGGTACCGGTCTACAGCCCTCTATACCTGATCGAGCTGAAAAGCGACAAGCCGCAGATGTTCAATCCGGACGGTGAACTGTATGGGGAGAGCGGACTCTATATCCTGAAAGGGAAGGTGCGAATTGAAAACTACAGTTTTGGGCCCGGAAAGTTGCTGATTGCACAAAACAGCCGTCTCTGCGCGTTCGAGATGGGCCCTGACACCAGGGTCTACCTCTTTGGCGGCGAACCTTTTCCAGAACGGCGTTATATAGACTGGAACTTCGTCTCTTCGAGAAGGGAGAGACTTCTACAGGCAAAAGAGGATTGGGTTAACCGTCGCTTCCCGGAAGTGCCGGGAGAGTCAGAATTTGTGCCTTATCCGGAATTTAAATAG
- a CDS encoding NAD(P)H-binding protein, producing the protein MKTLLIGATGATGSDLLQLLLNDGEIESVEIFVRRDPQIRHAKLTVNRIDFERPEQWAHRVKGDILFSCLGTTLKDAGSKAAQWKVDFDYQYRFAKVAKENGMKCFVLVSSMNASSRSPFFYARMKGKLEEAVRKLEFPKLLIFRPPSLIRKQSNRTLELAGVKAIRFFNRLGLFPSLRPLPTDQLAKEMLRAAKESVVG; encoded by the coding sequence ATGAAAACACTGTTAATCGGTGCCACGGGTGCTACGGGCAGCGACCTGCTGCAGCTGTTGCTGAACGACGGCGAGATAGAGAGCGTAGAGATTTTCGTCAGGAGAGACCCGCAGATACGACACGCTAAACTGACGGTAAACCGGATCGATTTTGAAAGGCCGGAGCAATGGGCCCACCGGGTGAAGGGGGATATCCTCTTCTCTTGCCTGGGGACCACCCTGAAAGACGCCGGCAGTAAGGCAGCGCAATGGAAGGTGGATTTCGATTACCAGTACCGGTTTGCTAAAGTTGCCAAAGAAAACGGAATGAAATGCTTTGTCCTGGTCTCATCGATGAACGCCTCCTCGAGATCACCGTTCTTTTATGCCCGGATGAAAGGAAAACTGGAGGAAGCAGTGCGGAAACTGGAATTCCCAAAACTATTGATATTTCGGCCTCCATCACTGATACGCAAACAGAGCAATCGGACGTTGGAGCTGGCCGGGGTGAAAGCGATTCGTTTCTTCAACCGGCTGGGACTCTTCCCCTCGCTGCGACCGCTACCGACAGACCAGCTGGCCAAAGAAATGCTCCGTGCTGCCAAGGAGAGTGTCGTCGGATGA
- a CDS encoding exo-alpha-sialidase, with protein sequence MYKKFIFCWQLSLVVANALIIGLLISCLSIRDANRLSDYSPNTVLKLPPSSNNPRNSEGDFITLKDGRVLFVYSHYTSGSGGDHDPAFLAGRYSADGGRTWTTEDETIIENEGGMNVMSVSLLRLQNGNIALFYLKKNSTEDCIPMMRISRDEAKSWSDAVPCITDKKGYFVLNNDRVIQLQDGRLLMAVALHQIPGGKWENQADLYCYFSDDNGQTWQSSSQVPNNTDIITQEPGLIEMKDGRIMMYIRASGGFQRLSYSSDRGQTWSHIEASNIPSPLSPATIERIPGTGDWLLVWNNNDGSNLEIKDKRTPITIAVSKDEGKTWEKIKNIHADPDGWYCYIAIHFVDNKNILLSYCAGSQSQKTHLAVTENTLLHIKWLYE encoded by the coding sequence ATGTATAAAAAGTTCATATTTTGCTGGCAATTAAGTCTTGTTGTTGCCAACGCCCTAATTATTGGGTTACTCATTTCTTGCTTATCCATTAGAGATGCAAACAGATTATCCGATTATTCTCCTAATACAGTATTAAAACTACCTCCCTCAAGCAATAATCCCCGGAACAGTGAAGGCGATTTTATAACTCTTAAAGACGGCAGGGTTTTGTTTGTGTACAGCCACTACACCAGTGGATCCGGAGGAGATCATGATCCGGCCTTTCTGGCGGGCCGATATTCTGCAGATGGAGGAAGAACCTGGACTACTGAAGATGAAACCATCATTGAGAATGAAGGAGGGATGAATGTGATGTCAGTTTCGTTGCTTCGTTTACAAAACGGGAACATAGCCCTCTTTTACTTGAAGAAAAACTCAACGGAAGACTGTATTCCCATGATGCGAATTTCTAGAGATGAAGCCAAATCCTGGAGTGATGCCGTACCCTGCATCACTGATAAAAAAGGTTATTTTGTCCTCAATAACGACAGGGTCATCCAATTACAAGATGGGCGATTATTGATGGCTGTTGCATTACATCAAATTCCTGGAGGGAAATGGGAGAACCAAGCTGATTTATATTGTTACTTTTCGGATGATAATGGACAAACCTGGCAATCTAGCTCCCAAGTTCCTAATAATACCGACATTATCACTCAAGAACCCGGATTAATCGAGATGAAGGACGGTAGAATAATGATGTATATTCGCGCAAGTGGAGGGTTTCAGCGGTTGTCTTATTCATCGGACAGGGGGCAAACCTGGAGCCACATTGAAGCCAGTAATATACCGTCTCCCTTATCACCAGCGACTATCGAAAGGATTCCTGGTACTGGCGACTGGTTGCTGGTATGGAACAACAACGATGGCTCGAATCTTGAAATCAAGGATAAAAGGACACCGATAACGATTGCCGTTTCCAAAGATGAAGGAAAGACATGGGAGAAAATCAAAAATATTCATGCTGATCCAGACGGATGGTATTGCTATATAGCAATTCACTTTGTAGATAATAAAAATATTTTACTGAGTTATTGTGCTGGAAGCCAATCTCAGAAAACACACTTGGCTGTCACAGAAAATACGTTATTGCATATAAAATGGTTGTATGAATAA
- a CDS encoding metallophosphoesterase, translating into MTSSKQHFRLLVSFVGMLILSCTHSFAQSDSTVIVQITDTQFGFFENNTGFEKETELYTKAVRRINELKPDFVVITGDFVNDSKNILQIGEFKRITSLIHQNVPVYLSPGNHDLGQSPTKNDFNFYFSNYGRGTDRFSFKHKNLAFIGLNSVIVKSNKNKKEEKKQFRWLRNQLRKAKKSGSIVLFTHYPFFLYDFNEKETYSNQSVEVRDRYFQLFERYGVDAIFAGHLHNNAEASHNGISMITTNAVGKPLGNAEPGMRIITITSEGIKSRYISIE; encoded by the coding sequence ATGACTTCCTCAAAACAACATTTTCGTCTACTGGTCAGCTTTGTCGGAATGCTGATCTTGTCTTGTACCCACTCTTTTGCACAGTCAGACTCCACGGTGATCGTGCAAATTACCGACACACAGTTTGGATTTTTTGAGAATAACACAGGTTTTGAAAAAGAGACTGAACTTTACACAAAAGCAGTTCGACGAATCAATGAATTGAAGCCTGATTTTGTTGTTATTACCGGCGATTTTGTTAACGACTCAAAAAATATTTTGCAAATTGGAGAATTTAAGAGAATTACGTCTCTCATCCATCAGAACGTTCCGGTTTACCTAAGTCCGGGTAATCACGATTTGGGGCAATCACCCACAAAGAATGACTTTAATTTCTATTTTTCTAACTACGGCAGGGGAACCGACCGTTTTTCATTTAAGCATAAAAATTTGGCTTTTATTGGTCTTAACTCGGTCATTGTTAAGTCGAATAAAAACAAGAAAGAGGAGAAAAAACAATTCCGGTGGTTGAGAAACCAACTGCGCAAAGCAAAAAAATCGGGCAGTATTGTCTTATTTACACATTATCCCTTCTTTCTTTACGACTTTAATGAAAAAGAAACTTATTCAAATCAAAGCGTAGAGGTGAGGGATAGATACTTTCAATTATTCGAAAGGTATGGTGTGGATGCTATTTTTGCCGGACATTTGCATAATAATGCCGAAGCATCGCACAACGGCATTTCAATGATTACCACCAATGCCGTTGGAAAACCTTTGGGTAATGCGGAGCCGGGGATGAGAATAATCACAATAACTTCCGAAGGTATAAAAAGTCGTTATATTTCTATTGAATAG
- a CDS encoding glycoside hydrolase family 95 protein has product MNTKSLILPLLFSYVAVFSQSGKIEPLKATSRTDNISAAWTDRVLFSGKASKPEGRNVLWYREPAKVWEEALPLGNGRLGAMVFGGVADERIQLNESSLWDGYSLDPNNPEGVRALPEVQRLIFENKNNEAVQLAEKKMMGIPKGVRPYQSLGELWFDTPHERADNYLRSLDLTTAIATIKYTFEGKEYVRENFVSAADGVMVVRFTSINGGKINASFTLRRQQDAECKKHSSESNTLLLKGRLPIKDTKGNTRGISFAAQVKAITDGGTIGFNGNIMSVAEANSLTLYVAGATDYPGLDNLGQTPLPGNPEQTCLEAINKASAKPYEMLRSAHIADHQAYFNRVALDLGPESALPTDEQLKEAKRTGQPNANLVETYFQFGRYLLIASSRPGTMPANLQGLWAWQMNPPWNADYHTNINLQMNYWPAEITNLAEMHLPLFDLCEALVPFGRRSAKVIYGARGWVVHHLTDAWGFSAPADGPQGVWPMGAAWLAQHPWEHYCHTLDRSFLAKRGYPLMKGAAEFILDFLVTAPEGTAFAGKLVTNPSYSPENAFILPNGERAVFTYGATMDLQIIHDLLTNCIEASKILGVDKNFRSRCTQALKQLAPTRISKETGRIMEWAEDYKEVEPHHRHTSHLFALHPGNQISVTGTPDLAEAARKTLIARGDDGTGWSLAWKINMWNRLHDGNHAYKLLSVLLGSKTLPNLFDTHPPFQIDGNFGATAAIAEMLIQSHVRTPDGGFELHLLPSLPSAIPEGSVKGLRARGGFEVDIDWKAGKLNHVSVRSDKGEKLHLRYGGKILTLETQKGQQFFLDEELKVKKRKRDSDQLLPMTNETSISF; this is encoded by the coding sequence ATGAATACTAAATCATTAATTCTTCCTTTACTGTTCTCGTACGTTGCCGTCTTTTCTCAATCCGGGAAAATTGAACCTCTAAAAGCCACTTCGCGGACCGACAATATCAGCGCTGCATGGACCGATCGCGTATTGTTTTCAGGTAAAGCGTCTAAACCGGAAGGGCGCAATGTTCTCTGGTACCGTGAACCGGCCAAAGTATGGGAAGAAGCTTTACCGTTAGGCAACGGACGTTTAGGAGCGATGGTCTTTGGAGGCGTGGCTGATGAAAGAATTCAACTTAATGAAAGTTCTTTGTGGGACGGTTACTCACTCGACCCCAATAATCCCGAAGGAGTAAGGGCTTTACCTGAAGTTCAACGGCTTATTTTCGAGAACAAAAACAACGAAGCCGTACAACTGGCCGAAAAAAAAATGATGGGCATCCCGAAAGGTGTGAGACCCTACCAGTCATTGGGCGAATTATGGTTTGACACTCCTCATGAGCGGGCAGACAACTACCTTCGCAGCCTCGATTTAACAACAGCCATCGCCACAATAAAATACACGTTTGAAGGCAAAGAGTATGTCCGCGAAAACTTCGTGTCGGCAGCAGATGGGGTTATGGTAGTCCGTTTCACCTCGATAAACGGTGGAAAAATAAACGCATCATTTACCTTGCGTCGTCAGCAGGATGCAGAATGCAAAAAGCATTCGTCGGAATCGAACACATTGCTTTTAAAAGGCCGGCTTCCTATAAAAGATACAAAAGGAAATACACGCGGAATAAGTTTTGCAGCACAGGTAAAAGCCATTACCGATGGAGGAACAATCGGCTTCAACGGCAACATCATGTCGGTAGCTGAAGCCAACTCATTGACACTTTATGTTGCAGGCGCTACCGATTATCCGGGGTTAGACAATCTCGGGCAGACCCCCCTCCCGGGTAATCCCGAGCAGACCTGCCTCGAAGCGATCAACAAAGCTTCCGCTAAACCCTACGAGATGTTGAGGTCGGCTCACATAGCTGACCATCAGGCTTATTTCAACCGGGTTGCCCTCGACCTCGGCCCGGAATCGGCCCTTCCAACCGACGAACAACTAAAGGAAGCGAAGAGGACAGGACAACCCAACGCCAACCTGGTGGAAACCTATTTCCAGTTTGGCCGTTACCTGCTTATCGCCAGTTCACGGCCGGGAACCATGCCTGCAAACCTGCAGGGACTGTGGGCATGGCAAATGAATCCACCCTGGAATGCCGATTATCACACCAACATAAATCTACAGATGAATTATTGGCCTGCTGAAATAACCAATCTGGCGGAAATGCACCTCCCCTTATTTGATCTTTGCGAAGCCCTTGTTCCATTTGGCCGGCGCAGCGCCAAAGTAATTTACGGAGCCAGGGGCTGGGTAGTACATCACCTTACCGATGCGTGGGGATTTTCTGCCCCGGCCGACGGGCCACAAGGCGTGTGGCCGATGGGTGCCGCCTGGCTGGCACAACATCCCTGGGAACATTACTGCCACACACTCGATAGAAGTTTTCTTGCAAAACGGGGTTATCCACTGATGAAGGGCGCAGCAGAGTTCATTCTCGACTTTTTGGTAACCGCTCCCGAAGGTACGGCTTTCGCCGGAAAACTGGTAACAAACCCTTCCTATTCTCCTGAAAACGCTTTTATATTGCCCAACGGTGAACGTGCAGTTTTTACCTATGGCGCCACCATGGATCTGCAAATCATTCATGATTTGCTTACAAATTGCATTGAAGCAAGTAAAATACTGGGTGTAGATAAAAATTTCCGCAGCCGGTGTACGCAAGCATTGAAACAGCTGGCCCCAACACGTATCAGTAAAGAAACCGGACGTATAATGGAATGGGCGGAAGACTATAAAGAAGTAGAACCGCATCACCGCCATACATCACACTTATTTGCATTGCATCCCGGGAACCAGATTTCAGTCACCGGAACGCCCGACCTGGCCGAGGCCGCACGCAAAACACTTATTGCCCGCGGCGACGACGGGACCGGCTGGAGCCTCGCCTGGAAAATAAACATGTGGAACCGGCTTCATGACGGAAATCATGCTTACAAGCTATTGTCGGTATTGTTGGGTTCCAAAACCCTCCCGAACCTGTTCGACACACATCCTCCGTTCCAAATCGATGGGAATTTCGGCGCCACCGCCGCCATTGCAGAGATGTTGATTCAAAGCCATGTCCGCACCCCAGACGGAGGATTCGAATTGCACCTTCTCCCATCGCTCCCGTCGGCAATACCTGAAGGCTCTGTAAAAGGGCTGCGGGCACGCGGCGGTTTTGAGGTGGATATCGACTGGAAAGCCGGTAAACTTAACCACGTCAGCGTTCGCTCCGATAAAGGGGAAAAGTTGCACTTACGCTACGGGGGAAAAATCCTGACACTTGAAACCCAAAAAGGCCAGCAGTTTTTCCTGGATGAGGAGTTAAAAGTAAAGAAGAGAAAACGGGATTCTGATCAATTATTGCCAATGACAAACGAAACATCAATCAGCTTTTGA